A window from Nothobranchius furzeri strain GRZ-AD chromosome 17, NfurGRZ-RIMD1, whole genome shotgun sequence encodes these proteins:
- the LOC139063631 gene encoding glutamine--fructose-6-phosphate aminotransferase [isomerizing] 1 has protein sequence MCGIFAYLNYHVPRTRREILEILLKGLRRLEYRGYDSAGVGIDGGNGKDWEANAKSIQLIKQRGKVKVLDEEINKQQDIDLDVEFDVHLGIAHTRWATHGEPSPVNSHPHRSDKNNEFIVIHNGIITNYKDLRKFLESKGYEFESETDTETIAKLVKYMYDNRENDDINFATLVERVTQQLEGAFALVFKSVHYPGEAVGTRRGSPLLMGVRSDHKLSADQIPVLYRSSGKEKMGCNSLPRLDQDTCLFPVDEKAVEYYFASDASAVIEHTNRVIFLEDDDVAAVMEGRLSIHRIKRRAGDYPARAIQTLQMELQQIMKGNYSSFMQKEIFEQPESVVNTMRGRVNFDNNTVTLGGLKDHIKEIQRCRRLIVIACGTSYHAGVATRQVLEELTELPVMVELASDFLDRNTPVFRDDVCFFISQSGETADSLMALRYCKKRGALTVGITNTVGSSISRETDCGVHINAGPEIGVASTKAYTSQFVALIMFALLMCDDRISIQPRRREIIQGLRVLPDLIKEVLSLDDEIQKLATELYQQKSVLIMGRGYHYATCLEGALKIKEITYMHSEGILAGELKHGPLALVDKLMPVIMIIMRDHTYTKCQNALQQVVARQGRPILICDRDDHETIKNSSRTIKVPHCVDCLQGILSVIPLQLLSFHLAVLRGYDVDCPRNLAKSVTVE, from the exons ATGTGTG GAATCTTTGCCTATCTCAACTACCATGTTCCAAGGACTCGTCGTGAAATCCTTGAGATCCTCCTCAAAGGGCTTCGACGTCTGGAATACAGAGGCTACGACTCAGCTG GTGTGGGAATCGATGGAGGCAATGGCAAGGATTGGGAAGCAAATGCCAAGTCCATCCAACTGATCAAGCAGCGTGGAAAAGTGAAGGTCCTCGATGAGGAGATCAATA AGCAGCAGGATATTGACCTGGATGTGGAATTTGATGTTCACCTGGGCATCGCTCACACTCGCTGGGCGACCCATGGTGAGCCCAGCCCCGTCAACAGTCACCCACACAGATCCGACAAGAACAACG AATTCATTGTGATTCACAATGGAATCATCACCaactacaaggacctgcggaaattCTTG GAGAGCAAAGGCTATGAGTTTGAGTCTGAGACGGATACAGAGACCATTGCCAAGCTGGTGAAGTACATGTATGACAACCGGGAGAATGATGACATCAACTTTGCCACATTAGTTGAGCGTGTTACTCAGCAGCTG GAGGGAGCTTTTGCACTTGTCTTCAAGAGTGTCCACTATCCTGGAGAGGCTGTTGGCACAAG GAGGGGAAGTCCTCTGCTGATGGGAGTGCGCAGTGATCACAAGCTGTCGGCCGATCAGATTCCTGTGCTCTACCGCTCCT CTGGTAAAGAGAAGATGGGCTGCAATTCTCTACCAAGGTTGGATCAGGACACCTGCTTGTTCCCTGTGGACGAGAAAGCTGTGGAATACTACTTTGCATCTGACGCTAG CGCTGTCATCGAGCACACAAACCGGGTGATCTTCCTGGAGGACGATGATGTGGCTGCGGTGATGGAGGGCCGGCTGTCCATCCACAGGATAAAGCGCCGCGCTGGAGACTACCCCGCCCGCGCCATTCAGACCCTGCAGATGGAGCTGCAGCAGATCATGAAGG GTAACTACAGCTCCTTCATGCAGAAGGAGATCTTTGAGCAGCCGGAGTCTGTGGTGAACACCATGAGAGGAAGAGTCAACTTTGACAACAACACAG TGACCCTAGGGGGACTGAAGGACCACATCAAAGAAATCCAGAGATGTCGACGACTTATTGTTATTGCCTGTGGCACCAGTTACCATGCTGGAGTAGCG ACCCGGCAGGTCCTGGAGGAGCTCACTGAGCTGCCCGTCATGGTGGAGCTGGCCAGCGACTTCCTGGACAGAAACACTCCAGTCTTCAGAGACGACGTCTGCTTTTTCATCAGCCAGTCAG GGGAGACTGCTGACAGCCTCATGGCCCTACGCTACTGTAAGAAGAGAGGGGCTCTGACTGTGGGCATCACTAACACTGTGGGCAGCTCCATCtccagggagacggactgtggagTCCACATCAACGCTGGGCCAGAGATTGGAGTCGCCAGCACCAAG GCCTACACCAGCCAGTTTGTGGCCCTGATCATGTTTGCACTCTTGATGTGCGATGACAGAATTTCCATACAGCCTCGACGCCGTGAAATAATCCAGGGCCTGAGAGTGCTCCCAG ATCTGATTAAGGAGGTCCTCAGCTTAGATGATGAAATCCAGAAGTTGGCGACGGAGCTGTACCAACAGAAAAGCGTGCTGATCATGGGCAGAGGCTACCATTACGCTACGTGTCTGGAAGGAGCTCTG AAAATTAAGGAAATCACGTACATGCACTCAGAGGGCATCCTGGCTGGAGAGCTGAAACACGGCCCGCTGGCCCTAGTGGATAAACTCATGCcagtcatcatgatcatcatgagAGACCACACCTACACCAAATGTCAGAACGCCCTGCAGCAAGTCGTCGCTCGTCAG GGACGACCCATCCTGATTTGTGACAGAGATGACCATGAAACCATCAAAAACTCTAGCCGCACCATCAAAGTGCCTCACTGCGTGGACTGCCTGCAGGGCATCCTGAGCGTCATCCCTCTGCAGCTGCTGTCCTTCCACCTGGCCGTCCTGAGAGGCTACGAT GTGGACTGTCCAAGAAACCTGGCCAAGTCGGTGACGGTGGAGTAA
- the LOC139063739 gene encoding pyruvate dehydrogenase (acetyl-transferring) kinase isozyme 1, mitochondrial-like produces MGFTFLRVRQCLKFSKMDHFILGYDDNATYRHLGLVSHALHKSSTNAERMESVVELCCCWPIRGEMSKSCSLQLCSPPAEFSKLIPQAECWDRAAEIVKLRGIGSHFSENACEKASFAFLRQELPVRLANIMKEINLLPDNLLRTPSVGLVQSWYMQSFQEILEFKDKKADDEKVTCDFTDAVIKVRNRHDDVIPTMAQGVLEYKETYGTDPVVSQNVQHFLDRFYMSRISIRMLLNQHTLPFGGKVKVKPAHPKQISSINQHCCVSEAIKDAYENARNLCDSFNECCDICTQRTPRMQHLLVTRISSFITSTPLTSTLLR; encoded by the exons ATGGGATTCA CTTTCCTGAGAGTTAGACAGTGTCTAAAATTTTCCAAGATGGATCATTTCATTCTTGGATATGACGATAATGCAACATATCGACATCTGGGACTAGTTAGCCATGCCCTGC ataaatcaTCAACAAATGCAGAGcggatggagtcagtggtagagttgtgttgttgttggccaatcagaggtgagatgtccaaatcctGCAGTCTGCAGCTatgttctcctccagctgagttcTCCAAGCTGAT accgcaggccgAGTGTTGGGACCGGGCCGCTGAGATTGTCAAGCtgagaggcattgggtcccatt TCTCAG AAAACGCATGTGAGAAAGCATCCTTTGCCTTTCTCCGGCAGGAGTTACCTGTGAGGCTGGCCAACATCATGAAGGAGATCAATTTGCTGCCAGACAACTTGCTGAGGACGCCATCTGTGGGTCTGGTCCAGAGCTGGTACATGCAAAGTTTTCAGGAGATTCTTGAGTTCAAAGACAAAAAAGCAGACGATGAGAAAGTCACATGCGATTTCACAGATGCTGTGATAAAAGTCAGAAATCGCCACGACGACGTGATCCCCACCATGGCTCAGGGGGTCTTGGAATACAAAGAAACATATGGCACAGACCCGGTGGTCAGCCAGAACGTTCAGCACTTCCTGGATCGTTTCTACATGAGCAGGATATCCATCAGGATGCTGCTCAACCAGCACACTCTACCGTTTGGCGGGAAGGTCAAAGTGAAGCCTGCACATCCCAAGCAGATCAGCAGCATCAACCAACACTGTTGCGTCAGCGAGGCCATCAAAGACGCCTATGAGAATGCCAGAAACCTTTGTGATAGCTTTAATGAATGTTGTGATATCTGCACACAGAGAACACCAAGGATGCAGCATCTTCTGGTTACCAGGATCTCCAGTTTTATTACCAGCACACCGTTAACCAGCACGCTCCTGAGATGA